A section of the Pan paniscus chromosome 7, NHGRI_mPanPan1-v2.0_pri, whole genome shotgun sequence genome encodes:
- the LOC117981464 gene encoding small ribosomal subunit protein uS12-like: MGKCRGPHTARSLCSHQQDQKWHDKQYKKAHLGTALKANPFGGASHAKGIVLGKVGVEAKKPNSAIRKCVRVQWIKDGKKITAFVLSDGCLNLIEENHKALVAGFGQKGHAVGDISGVRFQVVKVACVFLLALYKGKKERPRS; encoded by the coding sequence ATGGGCAAGTGTCGTGGACCTCATACTGCTAGGAGTCTCTGTAGTCACCAACAAGATCAGAAGTGGCATGATAAACAGTACAAGAAAGCCCATTTGGGCACAGCCCTGAAGGCCAACCCTTTTGGAGGTGCTTCTCATGCAAAAGGAATTGTGCTGGGAAAAGTAGGAGTTGAAGCCAAAAAGCCAAATTCTGCCATTAGGAAGTGTGTCAGGGTCCAGTGGATCAAGGATGGCAAGAAAATCACAGCCTTTGTACTCAGTGATGGTTGCTTGAACCTTATTGAGGAAAACCATAAAGCTCTGGTTGCTGGATTTGGTCAAAAAGGTCATGCTGTTGGTGATATTTCTGGAGTTCGCTTTCAGGTTGTCAAAGTAGCCTGTGTCTTTCTTTTGGCCCTATACAAAGGCAAGAAGGAAAGACCAAGATCATAA